The segment TTGAATCAGAACAGTTgtttaatatgaaaaaaattcagatgTCGAGCACATTAGATATTATAAACAGAGATACCAAGTTGTGCCGTTCAAAGGCAAAGTTGTTGGTTTCTGCAGAGActaaaaagaaagggaaatgcCATGAGGAATGCTTGAACAAAACATTTAATTCCAGAAGTCTTTGGTACTTTAGTGTCATGATTCATATCACACATGAAGAATAAACTGCTTTTAACAGGCAAAAACTATGGAGCAAGTCATGTGATTTCCCCTTTCAAGGAAGTGGCAGATATAGAACACAAAGGTAAAGTTGTTCAATATACCTGTCTAATGTAACGTGCATCTTTGCTCTCTGGTGCAAGGCCTCCAACTTGAGAAGAAAATAGATAAGCATATCCTCGCGTCGGTCGAATTCTTGAATCTCTCTGGTCAACCTTGTATGCATATTTAATAGAGGACAAAAGGCTATGCCCTAACTGCCCCCTTATGGAATTGGATGACATCAGTGCTCGGTCTGTTATAGTTCGCCATGACAGATTGTAAGCGAGGTTATGGTTCATGGTGGAGAGCAAACCAACAGAAACACCCATCATGTGTTCTTTGAGTGAGGACTTCAACCAGTCCTCAGAGAGAAATGATATCCGAGCTACCAGTGGAGTAGGTATTGCTCCAATTCTTGGTATTGCCACTCCAGTACTTAGCTCCACTGTCTGATCTAATCCAAGATCACCGGATGCATCCCATGTCTCACAATATCCAAATAGGTTCTTCAACTTCACTGAACCTTGAACCGAACATGATCTAGTCTGCAATAAATTCAAAAGGAATTATGCGGATGACACAAGAAGATTTGAAAAGCAATTGAAATCATGCAGCAGATATTGGCCATCATGGCATTCTACTCCCAGCAAAGTAGGTTATGAAACTTGATTCATGTTCACTAGTAAAATTGcattagaaaaaacaaagaaactgcAGTGGACGAGTTATTCTTTATTCTCCAAGCAATCAAACTAGTGTAATTGAAGCAACTAATATAACCATATGCGCATTTTAGAGTAGTCCTTAAAGAGAGCTGTGTGATTTCCACCTAAAAGCAACATTGACCCATTGAATTTTATCGAAACAAATCGCATTGATTGACTAAGAGATGCGCTTAAAATTTTCCTACTCATGTTCATCATCAAAGTCATGGTACCAGCATAACAAATTAACACCTGTTGTCTGCTGAGATCAAAATTATGGTACAACATTGCCTTATTtccatgtgaaaaaaaaaacacttattTTCGTTGGAATTGGCTAGGTTTACTCTTGTTCCTAATGCGAAGGAAGATTGTTCGGTCTAATCCTTTTAGAAACTCAAGCAAAGTAAGTAATCATAACATGGATGTTCAATTTTATACTAGAAAGGAGAGATTTTCAGTAGGAAGCGCATACCCCTTTGTTAGCGAAGATGCCgagttcgccggcggcgcggccacgaGCCTCGGCGACGTCAACAAGGACGATGACGGCAGCGTTACCAGGGATCCctggcggcgcggcgtcgaggGTGATGGACACGGTGTCGAAGGCGCCGAGGCGACGGAtccgatcggcggcggcggctgcagcgcGCACGAGGTCTCTGACGGTGGCGGCACGCGGCAGGTCCGAGccgaccgccgcctccaccgcggcgcggcgcgtgcgGCAGCAGCCCCGGATCTCCACATCGTGCACCCGGATCCGGACCTCCTCCGCGGTGAGGCGGCGCAGGACGGACTCGAGGCGAGCCTCGTCGGACGGGGACGGGGAGGGTTCTTGgtcatcgtcctcctcgtcttcgtcatcgaggtcgtcgtcgtcgtcgtcgtcgtcgtcgtcgtcttggaagtcgtcgtcatcatcctctTGCAGGTCGGGGTAATCTTGGACGGAAGCGGGAGAGGATGCGGTGGCCATTGGAATGTTGGACGATCGGAAGGGGATCTCAACTGAATTgggagacgaagacgacgactcTACTCACTCAAACTCAAGGATGCCTTTTCACAAGCAACGAATAACACTATCAACTTCCTCTTTTGGGGTAAAATTTATGTAGAGATTGATGTTTGCAATTCATGAATTTcacaagtttttctttttaaagaaacaaaTGCATGCTAGAACATGTGAAAAATTGCTATGATCCATATGGTATAGAGGTAATGCCtttgatactttttttttcaatatacaGAAGATTTGAGTATCACTGTATTAAACTGAAGGGAAATGTTTACAACGaacgtgagaaaaaaaaagaaacacaattcAGAAATCATCTCGCCCCATGAGTTAGTGAGCACAATAAAAGAACAACaactttttttaaaggaaacaCAATAGGAGAGCCCCCGCTGTTAGATAAACTTTGTtaaagaaataaacaaaaagaTTACAACATACTAATCCAGTTAAGAATTACTCATCTTTATCACTTTCATTAAGCCTAAACAATAACGGGAGCATATCACTCTAAGAGAGATCCTCCAGGAAACTAGGGAATGAGACTTATTCTAAAAAATATAgccattcctttgcttccaaatATTCCAAGCTCCCAACAGAAAGATTTCCATGAAGCAACGATTCTGAAAAGTGCACTTAGTCTGCAATAGCATATGATCAAAGGACAGAGAAGTGTCCCAAATTATACCCAAAGAGTTCTAGTAGCTCGCCGAAaaggagcaaaaaaaaaaaaaacatatgcaaGAGATCCTCCACTGATTGAGAAGAACAAAGAACACACGGTAGGTCACAGTTTGGAGGAGTATAATGCTTATGATCCAGCATATACTTCGTATTCAATCTATTCATCAGAAGCAGCCATCCAAAGACAACAACTTACTAAGCTCGTATTTCGGTTGATCTTCGTAGCGTTGCCTTAAACACTGGGAtacgtcgtctaccactgaaagaataattagttgtaAATGCGAATACTCACGTCAAATTAAATTCAGGTGGTTGGTTCCAAcataaccagttgagctacgtTCACTTTCTCGTTGCCTTGATATTTGAGAGAACACAAGCAATAGTTATCTTATTATAAAAACCATGCCTTACATTGTCGCATGCATGCTCTAAATCATATTCTGAAATTACGTTTACATTGTGTCATTATCTACTTAAATAACTTCACTAACATGCTTATTGGTACTaataagttactccctccagtttctTTTACAAGATGTTGGCTAGTTCAAATTTATACTAGCCAGCGTCATACATATATGGttggaggtagtatatagtaCTTCAAATACACACAACACAAAGATAAGATTACATATCGGTTAAATGCTagtatttatttcctttttttctcaccTTTACAAACCTGCAAACTCATttctgcaaagaaaaaaaaatgaaaatatgttGCAGAGTATTCCTAATTtcctattactccctccatcaaaaaaaatgaatctagcACTAGATGTGACgtattctagtacaatgaatctagatagagatatttcagattcgttatactatgatgtgtcatatccagATATGTTCAGTTTTGTTGTATTATGATGTGTActaggttagttttttatgggacggagggtgtatgATTCtagaaagaagagaaaacacACTGAATTTCAGTTTCAGGCTTTCAAACGCATATGTACTCTGAAACTAACTGATTTTGGGGCCTTAACTGAATTTCAGGCGGTTTCGGAGGAGGCGATCTCAAGCTCCGCCCACCACAGGGGCTTCTCCCTCGGCGCCGCCTGCTCCGGCGACAACCCGGCGATGCCCCTCACCAGCCTCGCCACCTCGCCCATGCTTATCGCTCTCTTCCCCGCCTCCGGCCTCCTCACGCACTGCCGCACCACGTCGCACAGCGCCGCCACATCTTTCTCCGGCGCGGCAGACGACGACCTCACCAGCGTCCGGTCAGCCATGGCGCTGAGTGGCCTCTTGCCGTCCAGGTAGCTGGACGCCCACAGCACCAGGAGCCGGTCGTCCTCGGAGAATGGCCGCCGCCCGGAGATCACCTCCAGCACCAGTATCCCGAACTTGTACACCACGCTCTCTTGGTCGTCCTGCTTGTTGATGTCATCCTTCCAGAATTCGATGTCGGCGATCTTGGCTGCGTTGTCCTCGGTGAGGTAGATGGATGAGGAGCTCAGATTTGttgggagaagaggaggaggatgtaGCTGGCTCATGTGCTCCAGGCAGTAGGCTACTCCCATGATGATTCGTAGCCGTGTTTTCCAGTCCAAATGTTCTGCTTCTCTGACTGCAAAACCAAATTTACACATACAACAATTGCCAGTtacagtttgtttgttcttcAGATTAATCAAGATCGAACACATACAAGAAATTATTATTAGGAGGCTTACTATGCAAATGCTCAAAGAGGGAACCACATGGAGCATACTCGAACACCATCATCCTGGTGAATGGCTCCTCGCATGCGCAGTAACCAATCAGGTTCATGAAGTTCTTATGGTTCACTCTGGACAGCACCGAGATCTGAAATAAGAACAGTTAGTACTATACTCTGAAATTATGTATGATTTTCATCATTACAACAAATGAGTACCTTGTTCCTGAATTGCTCCTCAGACTGAGCTGACCATTGTTGTGAAGAGTTAACTGAAGTGGACAGAACAGCTATTTCAACTCCACTTGACAGAGTTCCCTTATACAATGTGCATTCAGGTAAAGTGCCGATCACATTGATGAAACCCTCGCATGCCGCCTCCAGTTCTGTCCTCTCAAGAGAAGGCACACCTGCACACAAAGGTAAAACATACTTAGTATACTGAATATCAGTAAAATGCATCAGGCGCTCTCTGGCTTGATGTATCATGGATTTGTGACTTCTGTAGTTTTACTATTGCAGAAAACAAATTTCTACAGAAACTGACAAGTTCATTTAACCATGAAATAGTCTTAACTTCTGCATTGGTAAGATGATGATGGAACAGAAAAACCAACCTGTTACAAATGCCTTCTTTAGCTGTCCACTCAGCCCTGTAGCCCATGGCATGACAATATTATCCTTCTTTCTACGGGAGAAGAATACATATATGGCAGTAGCTACTGCTGCAATGAAAAGGACTCCAGCAACAGGCAATGCGTAAATAGCCCAACGAGGTACCAGGTGTGATGCTGATGATTGAACTGGAGATGATTGGCTTTTGGGGTGTGTTTGTGTTTGATTAGAAGCCAGCTCCCTGGCTTGCAGAAGTCGCCTTGGTGTGGCATTGTGAACAGTTCTaccaaaaaaagagagagagagagagaacataATGTGTTAGAAAAAAATGTTCTCGGAAAATTGATTCACCAAATGACTAGTATATTTGCAAATTAAATTCGATAACGGATAATCTATCAAGAAAATAAACATTTATAGCCACAAAGAAGCCTCACTTTGCTAAACATTTTCTGCGTGGTTCAAATCCTGCACTGTCATGAGGTACAGACTCTGAAATTGAGCTATGCTCTTTCGATTCAGATGGTGTTTCACTGGCAAACATGTTCTCTTTGAGTAATCTGCAGAGATCATCATAGTGCTTAAGATTACATAGTACATCAGAAACACTAAAGCTCCATTAAAATGTTGTTATTCATTGTAAAGCATCCTATATTTACAGTGCAGCAGCCAACATGTGATGACCTATATAACTTCTAATGTATCTTATATAACTATTAACAGGAAGTACAATGATCTGTACTTGCATCACTTTGGAAGCATTTTCGACCGAATTACAATAACCAAAGTCATTCACCTATTTTGAACAGAAATTGGAGAGTAGATAAATCTAAATGTGATGAAAGTAGGACATCAAGAAAATTTCCCCTTGAAAAAGAGCTATGTtaatatgtaatgcatccccaGCAATAAATATCTAACATGAAAGACATATTCAAGAGCAATAAATAATTTGGATCCATGTTTCAGTTTGGTAGAAGAGGAAAGATTGCATTAAAGCATAACTTACAAGTTGAACACTCTGCCAATGAGCTTCCCTTCTCCCCAATTTGACAAAGAGCCAATTGATTGGTCTTGCTCACTCTCTCTATAACCCGGAAGAGCTCTCCCTAAAGCACAAACTTACATATGTTCAGGTTGTTGCAATCCAAATCCACTTGAAGCAACCATTCTATTAGCCCCTTTCAGTTCAATCTTTAGCAATCAAAAGAACATCTCACCTCCTTCACTGTGGGGAGCACAGGACCCAAATCTTGCAGTGACAAGAAAGGAGAACACTATGAAGTAGGCCACTCTAATGGCCCATGGCTCCATTTCTGTCCCGATCTAAATTTTTGGAAGAGCTCGAACCTCTTGTTTCTTGCGCAGAATGTTAAGGGTAAGTAAGAACAATACGGTGATTACGGGAAAAACACTGTTAGGAGGGGAAATGATTCGGAATTTTACCTATGGAGTGTGGAGATGGGGCTAGACAGCTAGTTTGTCCAGAAAGCTCAAATCTTTAGGATTGTGAAAGCACACATGATTGATGATTCCATACCACCTCAAGAAAGGTATTACCATGTAAAGAAGCATCGTCTTCCCTCAAAGATTGAAATCTTGATCTTAAGAATTACAAAAAAGAAATGGTAAATAAGTGAAACAAGAGAGTATTATGCAAAGAGTCGAATGAACTGAGCAAACAAGGAACCGGACACTGTCATAAATCTGTTTTGCAAGTACCAAAAGTGTACAGAGGTAGTTACAAAGGAAATcgacaagaaaaaaaagccaAGGATGGTGCCTGTAAAGAGAGGAATCCAATTCCAATCCACTCTatagtagtaggagtagtaacTTCCAGTTTGGCATTTCTCCTGGCTCTCTTCTCTTGGCCGGTATGCAGTTGGAAAAAAGATAAGAGACAAGCACACAAAGTCTTGAGCTTCCAGAGAGGAGAGCCAAGCACAAGCAAGAAGCAACGTCTCAGGAATAATCGAAATGGTCTCTGGAGACACATGCGAACAAAGAAAACTTGCAGGCTGCTTGGATTTTCGAGCACCTCACCTGTAAAGCTTTCCACACCACGAGTCTTGAGTTAACAAAAAGGAAGACGCGGCATATCCTTGTCTACTTTTGTGTATCGATTGGAGCCGAATGTCTGCCCTTCTGCAGTAGTAGCCCTGCCTGCCAAGTACTCCAGTATTAGTATTATACTACTAGTGTGCAGGTTAGATATGGCAACGGCAGATTTTGTTTTAAACCAGCTTATGGTGTGCAGAAAATGAACTTCTGTTGGGCACTTAACCATTTGTTACTAGTTCTGCTTTATTTAAAGTTCATTTTATGTCGATCGGGATAGTTTAATTATCAGGCAGTTCGCAGCTTATCTACTCGCATGGCAATGGCAACTTGGTTGGTGTCCTCCTATCTTGGCTATGCATATGGCTTGCTGCTTCCTACTAACCAGCTAGCCATTATATATCGATAAGAGGATGTAGTTGTCCTAATAGCAGTAGCCATGGTTATTGTAGTAAATAGCAAACGCACTTCCAACTCTTCAAGGTTTCATTAATGCaaaggtttttttaaaaagcaccaGTGTTGTGGTGGTGGAGTTGTAGGTGCATGACTCCATGTATCAGGTTTCAAATCTTAGTGCCCATGAATATTACGTATATGTAAGTAAACTTTTAACATGAATTTAGTAAATATGAGAAAGACAGGAACGTGTCGCTAGTTTTCGTATCTTTGAGTGTGTGTTAGGCGATGTATTCGTGGATGTGTGAGTGTGATATCGCgtgttgtgtgtgtgtctatcttttttttttagataatggtattttttacccggcctccacatccaactggatatatacggccattgaaatagggaaTTTAGCCCCGCAACCAACCCAAtctctgaaattcgctcctatgaaTATTTGAAGCTAGAACCTTGGGGTACTACTCAAGTCtctgcaaccactaggctacatgccctttcgtcTATCGTGtaatcgcaaaaaaaaataatccaaagtttttttcttttttatatgatttCATCCTTCTTACCTTCTTATGTGGAATAATTCTCACCAACAAAGTTTGTGGAAGCTTTCACATTTGAACATTTCTCAACATTTGCACAAGGCGTGCGTTAGTAGGTCAAACCAGCCTCCCACAGGTTATATTCATTGATACAAAACAAAAGGTGGTAGAGAAGAGCTTCACAAGTTGCATTGCACACCTCACACACCTTATACAGCTGATTAAATCAAAGCAGAGAATTGACAAGGCATCTACCTTTGATGCGACTGAGGCTGATTAACCATCTTATTGTGTTTAATGATTAGCTACTTGTTGTGCTTCTATTGGCATGTTTTTATGTTTGAGTCGATCGTCAATGGGAGTGAGTCAACTTAAGAAAGCACAAAGAAATCTTCACAAGACATCGAGACAGTGACAGCTTCAAAGCATATGAAACAGGCAGGCTCCTCGCCTCCTCATCTGCAACTTATATTACCTTTACTGATCAATATGCTCCAAAAGACAAAAGGATGTTGAGATGAAAATGGAAGTGGTCAGTTAACTTCTGAATTTCTTTTCAGACAGCTGCTAACTCCATTAGTCCTAGCAATTACCTACTCGATCGTTCGTGTACAATTTCCACTTGCTTTTTCTAAAGAAAGATTGCAGATTGTACCATCCAATACTTGAGGAAAAAACATAGAAGAAAGCTTTATATTCATAGGAAAACTAGATTTAGTTGGTATTCGTACCTTTCATGAATCATGGTAGCATGCTCGCAGGTTAGGCTACTTCAATCATGCAAGGCGGGCCATGATGCCCAGTATATGTGCAGAATTAAATTCTGCATGTTCCATAATCACTAGTTTATCAAAACATATTTCTGGACTAGCACATTTTCTCTGTCACCATTTGTGTGAAAATTGGTTTAACAAAAGGGATGATAAAACGTCTATCACCAAAGGGTGTTTGGTCTAGTGGTATGATTCTCGCTTCGGGTGCGAGAGGTCGTGAGTTCGATTCTCGCAACACCCCCTTAACGTTTTGCTATTTACAACTAGGTCCTTCTCTTACAGATGTGATGTACTCTTTTCTGATGTTgctagtctctctctgtctttttttttttttgggcccTGTACATGGTGCAAATTAGAAGCACTCCAAGATAATTGGCAGCATTGGGCCGTTTGCTACATTATGGTGTAGCTGTGATAAAGATGATATGGGTAGTGTACATTGCAAGAGCAGGAGGAGCAGTTGCATGATCCAACGAATTCCACAACATGCAGACGACAATCAAGTTGGACAAGGTCACGTTCAGAGGTAACGAACCCATGTGGCCACGCCGTGCATTCTCATTCTCATATTGAATGCACATTCCAAGCATGTGCTCCAATCTTTTCGTATATTGCTCTCTAGTCTCTAGAGACAATGGATCATGGATGCACATCAGCACTCAACTATTTCATCTGGAGCTTCTAATGTTTTCTCTAAATGGATATTCAGGTCATCAGAGAAGCAAAAGATTTCACAAGTAACTTACCGAAAAGTGCACAAGGTTCGACCGATCAAAAGATCAGATTCACGAAAACAGACACTAAATTGCTGTTCATCATACGAGTCGCAAACAGGGCATATGCCATATCTAATTCAGTCGTACGGTATCATCATGCATCAATTATCAATATGATGGTATCGTATCAAGTTTCGGGGATGGTAACAAACCACCCATCTGAACGAGCTCTATCATGATGGTAGCAAAATAAAATCAGTAATGTGGCTTAAACCCCCACTTAGTTTACAGGCACCGGTGCAACTTATACATCGTCTCTCTGAAAAGACCAAATCCAACGCCATGTCAACGGAGTGACAGCCCCTCCTTCACCGGAAGTAGATTGATACCAGTGGGATGTCAACGTCGTTGTCATCATCGTCCTCACAAGCCACCACCACGTCAAGATGGCGCCGGTATGGGGGCACCTCCACCTTTGCCACCTCCCTCGCCACATCGACCACCTTCTTGTCTAGACGCTCCTTGTGCCTGGGGAACATTGAGTTGTACAGCAGCGAGGTGCCGCAAGATATGCTGTATGCATTCAGGCCCTTCTCCTTGAGCCAGTCCAGGAGCTCCCAAAGCGTGATGTTGCCAGTTATGGTCCAGCGGTCCCAAACAGTCCAGGCCATGTCCTGGTGCTTGATGGTCTTGGGAGGGACCGGCTCAGCCATAGAGAAGAGGGGG is part of the Oryza glaberrima chromosome 12, OglaRS2, whole genome shotgun sequence genome and harbors:
- the LOC127757283 gene encoding protein MALE DISCOVERER 2-like; translated protein: MEPWAIRVAYFIVFSFLVTARFGSCAPHSEGGRALPGYRESEQDQSIGSLSNWGEGKLIGRVFNLLLKENMFASETPSESKEHSSISESVPHDSAGFEPRRKCLAKTVHNATPRRLLQARELASNQTQTHPKSQSSPVQSSASHLVPRWAIYALPVAGVLFIAAVATAIYVFFSRRKKDNIVMPWATGLSGQLKKAFVTGVPSLERTELEAACEGFINVIGTLPECTLYKGTLSSGVEIAVLSTSVNSSQQWSAQSEEQFRNKISVLSRVNHKNFMNLIGYCACEEPFTRMMVFEYAPCGSLFEHLHIREAEHLDWKTRLRIIMGVAYCLEHMSQLHPPPLLPTNLSSSSIYLTEDNAAKIADIEFWKDDINKQDDQESVVYKFGILVLEVISGRRPFSEDDRLLVLWASSYLDGKRPLSAMADRTLVRSSSAAPEKDVAALCDVVRQCVRRPEAGKRAISMGEVARLVRGIAGLSPEQAAPREKPLWWAELEIASSETA
- the LOC127757282 gene encoding uncharacterized protein LOC127757282 — its product is MATASSPASVQDYPDLQEDDDDDFQDDDDDDDDDDDLDDEDEEDDDQEPSPSPSDEARLESVLRRLTAEEVRIRVHDVEIRGCCRTRRAAVEAAVGSDLPRAATVRDLVRAAAAAADRIRRLGAFDTVSITLDAAPPGIPGNAAVIVLVDVAEARGRAAGELGIFANKGTRSCSVQGSVKLKNLFGYCETWDASGDLGLDQTVELSTGVAIPRIGAIPTPLVARISFLSEDWLKSSLKEHMMGVSVGLLSTMNHNLAYNLSWRTITDRALMSSNSIRGQLGHSLLSSIKYAYKVDQRDSRIRPTRGYAYLFSSQVGGLAPESKDARYIRQEIDLRVALPLGVLNGAVNAGVAAGIIHPLARGSTGSISPLSEQFYLGGNRSLMCRLGGPSSLLGFKKRGLGTDLRSSTPENSENVASTSPELSARGGDIAVTAFADLSFDIPLKPLRELGIHGHAFVSAGNLAKLTEPDLRKFPLAEFLQTFRSSAGFGVVVPTRLFRIEVNYCHILKQFDYDLRKAGIQLNFSSP